A window of the Anticarsia gemmatalis isolate Benzon Research Colony breed Stoneville strain chromosome W, ilAntGemm2 primary, whole genome shotgun sequence genome harbors these coding sequences:
- the LOC142986002 gene encoding uncharacterized protein LOC142986002: protein MSDTKTLIKKRASIKAKLTQFSSYLEISRSCEKLSEVQLVEVEYRLNIFENLYEKLADPYDTLQNQLEELADEPSEQYAEREQFESQFANLVASARQLLNSTRNSCGFLQRFRRIEFLKQHFWTRFSHEYILWLQERTKWCRSSGELNEGALVLIKDKTSPPLLWLLGRIVKVLPGRDGVARVADIRTRKGVIRRAFNTICPLPVATSSVEDTSTGGVC from the exons atgtctgACACAAAGACTCTTATTAAAAAACGCGCTTCAATCAAGGCTAAGCTTACGCAGTTTTCATCGTACCTCGAGATCTCTCGTTCGTGTGAAAAGCTTAGTGAGGTACAACTGGTAGAAGTAGAATACCGTCTTAATATATTTGAGAATTTATAtgagaaactagctgaccc atatgacACGTTACAGAACCAGTTGGAGGAGTTAGCAGACGAACCCAGCGAGCAATATGCAGAGCGTGAGCAGTTCGAGAGCCAGTTCGCGAATTTGGTGGCTTCTGCACGCCAGTTGCTAAACAGTACTCGCAA CAGCTGTGGCTT TCTTCAACGCTTTCGCCGCATTGAATTCTTGAAGCAACACTTCTGGACTCGCTTTTCCCACGAATACATTCTGTGGCTTCAGGAAAGGACAAAGTGGTGCCGATCATCAGGAGAGCTGAATGAAGGAGCCTTGGTACTTATTAAGGACAAAACCTCACCCCCACTCTTATGGCTTCTAGGACGCATCGTCAAGGTTCTTCCCGGCAGAGATGGTGTTGCTCGAGTTGCTGACATCCGCACTCGCAAGGGTGTCATTCGGCGAGCCTTCAACACTATTTGCCCTCTACCGGTGGCCACTTCATCTGTTGAAGACACTTCAACGGGGGGAGTATGTTGA